Proteins from one Procambarus clarkii isolate CNS0578487 chromosome 40, FALCON_Pclarkii_2.0, whole genome shotgun sequence genomic window:
- the LOC138372844 gene encoding protein PBMUCL2-like, protein MASQDSPTADLNGSLQCTRPISVNPGECTRPISVNPGECTRPISVNPGECTRPISVNPGECTRPISVNPGECTRPISVNPGECTRPISVNPGECTRPISVNPGECTRPISVNPGECTRPISVNPGD, encoded by the coding sequence ATggcctctcaagattctcccacagctgacttgaatggctcattgcagtgcacacgccctatctctgttaaccctggagaGTGCACAcgccctatctctgttaaccctggagaGTGCACAcgccctatctctgttaaccctggagaGTGCACAcgccctatctctgttaaccctggagaGTGCACAcgccctatctctgttaaccctggagaGTGCACAcgccctatctctgttaaccctggagaGTGCACAcgccctatctctgttaaccctggagaGTGCACAcgccctatctctgttaaccctggagaGTGCACAcgccctatctctgttaaccctggagaGTGCACAcgccctatctctgttaaccctggagattaa